The genomic segment TGACCTCATTCGACGACCGGCCTCGCCAAGGAACTGTGCATTTTGTCACATCCGGCCGTGTGCTCTCCCGTGCAAACTAGCGTTGAGCGGTTTCATTTGTGGGAACGGCGCGCGATTTAAGCCCCTCGAATTTCTGTACCCGTTGACAGGAATGGTAGGATCAAGGGTTTGGTGGAATTGCCTGCAGGGCTGTCTTATAGCCGCCGAACGCCACGTTTTCAATCCAGTTTCTAACCAGCTTCTTGAAGGAGAACTCACACATGGCAGTGAAGGTTGGCATTAACGGCTTTGGCCGGATTGGCCGCAACGTTTTGCGCGCCGCCCTTGGCAATCCCGAAATCGAATTCGTCGCGGTCAATGACCTGACCAGCCCCGCAACCCTGGCTCACCTGCTCAAGTACGACTCCATCCTCGGCAACCTGCCCAACGAGATCAGCGCGACCGAAGATTCGATCATCGTCGACGGCAAAGCCATCAAGGTATGGGCGGAGCGCGATCCCGCCAAGCTGGATTGGGCTTCGGTCGGCGCGCAGATCGTAGTCGAGTCCACCGGCCACTTTACCGACGCCACCAAGGCGAAGGCGCACCTCGGCGCAACCGTAAAGAAGGTCATCATCTCCGCTCCCGCCACCAACGAAGACATCACCCTCGTGCTCGGCGTCAACCAGGACAAGTACGACGCCTCCAAGCACAATGTCATCTCCAACGCGAGCTGCACCACCAACTGCCTCGCGCCTGTCGTCAAGGTGCTCATCAAGGAGTTCGGCATCGTCAGCGGCATCATGACGACGATCCACAGCTACACCAACGACCAGGTCATCCTCGACTTCCCGCACAAGGACCTGCGCCGCGCCCGTGCCGCTGCTATCAACATGATCCCCAGCTCCACGGGCGCCGCCAAGGCCCTCAAGCTGGTCATCCCTGAGACGGCCGGCAAGCTCGACGGCTTCGCCATCCGCGTCCCAACCCCGAACGTCTCGATCGTCGATCTCACCTTCATCAGCGAGAAGACGACCGACGCCAAGGCCGTGAACGCCGCCCTCAAGGCCACCAGCGAAGGCGATCTCAAGGGTATCCTTGGCTACGACGAGAATCTGCTGGTCAGCTCCGACTTCAAGGGCGACAAGCGCTCCTCGATCGTCGACGCGCCTCTCACCAAGGTTGTCGGCCAGAGCGTGAAGGTGCTGAGCTGGTACGACAACGAGTGGGGCTACTCCAACCGCGTCGTTGACCTGATCGGCTTCCTGAACTCCAAGGGGCTGTAAGCGCAGTTCATAGTTCGCAGTTCTTAGTTCTCGGTTTGCGGCCACTTGTCTGGCTATGAGCTGCGAACTGAGAACTGTGAACTCCTTATTTTCGACCTATTCGTATGCGAAAAAACATCAGCGGCACCTCTCCCTACGAACCAACCATCGGCTTCTCGCGCGCCGTCCGCGTGGGCAATACCGTTCACGTCTCCGGCACTGGCCCTGTGGGCGCTGACAACGAAGACGCTGCCGGCCAGACCCGCCGCATCTTCGCCATCGCCGAGAAAGCACTCGCCGAAGCCGGCGCATCGTTCAACGATGTCGTTCGCACGCGCATGTACCTCACCCACACCGAAGACTGGGAAGCCATCGGCCGCGTGCATGGCGAGTTCTTCGCTAATGCTCGTCCCGCCGCCACCATGGTCGTCGTCGCCGCGCTGCTCAATCCGGCGTGGCGCATTGAAATGGAATTCGAAGCAATCATCCCCGATTCCAACTGAATCGGCCAGCCGCCATCAACTGTGAACTGCGAACTGCTCTCAAGGAAGGCATCATGGCGAAACTCACGATCCGCGACATCGACCTGACCAATAAACGCGTTTTCATCCGCGTTGATTTCAATGTGCCGCTCACCGAAGACGGCTCGACTATCACCGACGACACGCGCATTGTGGCAACGCTGCCCACTATCGAATACGCCCTGCGCCACAAGGCAAAGGTCATCCTCGCCTCGCACCTGGGCCGTCCCAAGGGAAAGCCCAATCCGAAGTACTCGCTGCGTCCGGTGGTCGACCGCCTGCGCGAACTGCTCGACAAGCAGATCGGCGACAGCATCAATGTGGCTTTCGCGCCCGACTGTGTCGGCGAAGTGGCCGAAGAAATGGCTCGCCAGCTCGAGTCGCGCCAGGTGCTGCTGCTTGAGAACCTGCGGTACCACGCAGAAGAGGAAGCCAACGACCCTACCTTCAGCCGCAAGCTCGCCAGTCTGGCCGAGATCTACGTAAACGACGCCTTCGGCTCAGCACACCGCGCGCATGCGTCCACTGAAGGCATCACGCACTTCCTCAAGCCCTCGGTAGCCGGCCTGCTGATGGAGAAGGAAATCACCTATCTAGGTAAGGCGCTCGAAGCCCCCGAAAAGCCCTTCGTCGCCATCATCGGCGGCTCCAAGATCTCCGGCAAAATCGACGTCATCCAGAACCTGCTCGACAAGGTCGACACGCTGGTGATCGTCGGCGGCATGGCGTATACCTTCTATCGCGCGCTAGGCGTCTCCACGGCTAAGTCGCTCGTCGAAGAGGACAAGATCGAGCTCGCCAAGGAGACGCTCGCCAAGGCAAGGGCCAAGGGCGTGAACCTGATGCTTCCGCAGGACAACATCCTCGCCGACAGCTTCGCCAACGACGCCAAGACGCAGGTGTGGGATTCGAGCAAAGACTTCCCGGCTGACTGGCAGGGCCTCGACATCGGTCCCAAGTCTGTCGCGGCCATTGAAGAAGTGGTCTCCACAGCGCGCACCATCGTGTGGAACGGCCCCGCCGGCGTGTTCGAGTTCCCGACCTTCGCCAAGGGCACGAACGCCATCGCCAAAGCAGTTGCGGCCAACAAGGCGGCCACGTCCATCATTGGGGGCGGCGACAGCGTAAGCGCCATCAACCAGGCCGGCGTTGCCGACCAGATCACGCACATCTCCACCGGCGGCGGCGCCAGCCTCGAATTCCTCGAAGGCAAAAAGCTCCCCGGCGTAGAAGCACTGACCGACAAGTAGCACATGGCGGTTGGTAACTCGCCCTCAGGGGACCACCAAAAATCGAATCGCATCCGGTGAAGGTCTTGCTGGATGCGATTCGTTTTCTCAACTACTGCCCAATAGCACAGAATAGGGAACGCCACTATCCGGCTGGAGGAATGCATGGGGTATTACACGCGGGTCCTGTCCAAGCTCGATGACTATCCCTCGTTCGATGACTTGAACCAATTCATCCGCTCCGAGCACCCTTCCTGCAAACTGGTGATCGAAGAGGGAACTGAGGACGAGTGGGACTCGCTTCTGCTTTCAACCGATGACGACGTCGAAATCGCGGTGCTTGAGCGCAACCCCGTTGCAGATGGTTCGATCGGCCAGGATGAGATCGCCGACTTCATCGAGGACACACAGGACAGCAAGCCAGAGAGCGGCGTTCTATGGCTGCACGAATTTCTCGTAGAGGTGAAGACCGTCTACGCTTTCCAGCATCTTCAGGGTGCGGACTCTGTCGAAGGTTCGGCAGCCCTTCATGCTCTGCGCTCACACCTCTGGGAGCGTGGTGAATCCATCATCCAGGCTGACCAGGAAGGCTTCACCAACGAAGACGGCTACCACATCGTCTGGCAGTTCTCAGACACAGTTTCCGGTCCTTGGAACATGGCCGTCCTGCAGGATGGCACCTGGCATCATTTCAAGATGGATCTGGGCGATCCCGACCAGCGCGAAGCCTTCCTGAATGGAGAAGTCCCACCCGACGCGGCGACCGTTCAGCTCGCGCGCCCCGGCGAATAGCCGAGCCTCCGCAGTCAGCGGCTACCGCTTACACGCCGCCTTGGCCATCTTCGACCAATCCGGCACATACACCCGCATCGACTTATCGGGCTGTGCCTTGATGTTTCCCGCCACCATCTGGCACCAGTAATTGTTCAGGTAGAACTCGAACGGATCAGAGGGCGTCGAGTCGATCATCGCCAGATCCGAGTCAAACATCTGCTCGCGGCCATATTGCATGGTCCCGCCCCGCATGGCCATGTAGTTCTTCCACGGCCGCGGCTGCAGCTTTGGTGCGCCTTGCCCGAACGTGAGCACCAGGCCTTGCCCCACGATCTTCACCCCGGAAATCTTCGCCCGAATCTGCGGCGGTGGAAATGCCGATTGCGGATCAATCAGGAACGCGTCCTTGTCCACCGAGAGCCCGCGCAGCCCCTTCTGGCTGATCAGGTCATCGAGGCTCATCCCCATCGCGTCCATCAGTCCCTTCACCGGCAGATCGGCGGCCTTGACCTTCTCTACCCAAATCCGAATCCGATTGTCGTTGCTGATCCCCACCGTGGCCCTCGAGCTGAACGGAACGTGCAGCCCTTTCTTCATCGTGCCGCGGATCAGCAGCCGATCGCCCTCCGCCGCGATACGTACATCCTTGAGCTGTGCCTTGGGCGACGCGAGCAGCCACGAGTTCATCAGCGCGCTGAGTTGCGCAGTGCTCATGCGCATCTCCGCGGCATCGGTCGCCACCACAAACGACGATGCATCGTTGAAGCTCACCACCGCATGGCCTTTCGCGGGAAGGAGGCTGCCGCGCAGCCGCACAATGTTCACCGTCAGTTCCGGAGAGTAGCGAAACAGCACGTTCGCAATCTCAATCGACACGCCTCTGTCCGCATCAGCCGAAGCGGCTGGCTGTTCTGTCTCCGCGTCTTCCGGAAGAAGCAGCACAGCGCAACACAGCGCCAGGAAATACAGCACCGTCGGAACGAGGAGCAGAAAACTGCGTAGGGTGAGGAGCATGGGGAACTTTCAGGGTGGCTCGATTAACGGCCCACTCAATGGGATGCGCCGCGACGCCTTCGCGATAGGCAATCCGCCCGAACCTCCGCCTCAGAACATCGCCGCGACGCTGCTCAGTCCCGTGGTATACCGTTAGCTGAGTGAACTTGAGCGAGGTCGCCGCCCGTGAGCTACCAGTCCCACACCCCTGAATCTGTGGTGCACTTCGAGAAGATCGGCCAGATCGCCGTCACCGTCACAGATTTAGCCCGAGCCAGGGATTTCTACCTCAACACGCTTGGCATGCGGTTCCTCTTTGAGACCGGCCCGCTGGTCTTCTTCCAGTGCGGCGACATCCGCCTGATGCTCAGCAACACTGAGGCCAGCCAGTCCCGCGGCGGCACCGTCCTGTACTTCAAAGTGGAAGATATACACGTGGTTTATGAAGCGCTCAAGGCCCGTAGCGTGAACTTCGTCGACACCCCGCACCTCATCGCCAGAATGCCCGACCACGACCTATGGATGGTCTTCCTCAAAGATCCTGACGAGAACCTCATCGGCGTCATGTGCGAGATTCCCCAGCCTGACCGGCCGGAGTTCATGCCGAAGTAGTCTGCGCGGCCGCAACTTTGCGCTGCTTCTCCCGGTCCGCGCGCCACATTGAGAACTCTTCGTTTGCCGTGCGCCCGGCGCGCTGGAACTTGCGCTTGCCCCGCAGATACTCTGTGAATTCCGCATAGTCGTCGTGCGTGCCCTGGGGCATATTCTCCGGTTCCATGGCAACATGCGACGTCTTGGGGCGCTCGAACAGCCATCTGACCTCGAACGGTGCAAGTCCGGGGACCACGTACTGCAGCAGCCCAAACAGCGGCACCTTCTCTCTGCCCAGAACCATTCCGATCATCGCCCCTACAAAGCACAGGTGACCGACGATGGCCATGGGAACCGACATCGATAAGCCAATCTTCTGTACTCCTGTTACTCCCACATGCATGATCAGGTACAGCACAAACAGGTGGTACGAGACCAGCACGGGTATATAGGGTGTCGCTGCACTCGCCGGCAGATAGTTTCCGGCTAAATAGCCCACGCCGGCACAAAGGACATACACGACAAAAGGCATGAATCCACCTTCCGCTAGCCTTAAATTTCAGAACCGTTTGGCTGCTGAGATTGGGTAGCTGTATTTAGCCAACGAAATCCTCCAAACTCAATGACACAAACGGGTCAGCTAATTGCTCAGGGCCCAATTCCGGAACTATGCCGGGCGATTTGAACTTGCTTTCTCGCGAGCGGCCTCGGCAAGCGCGCGCTTCTTCCGGTAATCCTTGAGCCAGGCGGCGTATTCCTGATGGAGCGTGTAGCCGGCTTTCTGGAACTTGCGTTCGCCGCGTCTCATGCATTCCAGGAATTCGCTGTATTCGTCTTCGTTGGCTTGAGGCATCCGCGACT from the Occallatibacter riparius genome contains:
- the gap gene encoding type I glyceraldehyde-3-phosphate dehydrogenase, with the translated sequence MAVKVGINGFGRIGRNVLRAALGNPEIEFVAVNDLTSPATLAHLLKYDSILGNLPNEISATEDSIIVDGKAIKVWAERDPAKLDWASVGAQIVVESTGHFTDATKAKAHLGATVKKVIISAPATNEDITLVLGVNQDKYDASKHNVISNASCTTNCLAPVVKVLIKEFGIVSGIMTTIHSYTNDQVILDFPHKDLRRARAAAINMIPSSTGAAKALKLVIPETAGKLDGFAIRVPTPNVSIVDLTFISEKTTDAKAVNAALKATSEGDLKGILGYDENLLVSSDFKGDKRSSIVDAPLTKVVGQSVKVLSWYDNEWGYSNRVVDLIGFLNSKGL
- a CDS encoding RidA family protein, giving the protein MRKNISGTSPYEPTIGFSRAVRVGNTVHVSGTGPVGADNEDAAGQTRRIFAIAEKALAEAGASFNDVVRTRMYLTHTEDWEAIGRVHGEFFANARPAATMVVVAALLNPAWRIEMEFEAIIPDSN
- a CDS encoding phosphoglycerate kinase, translated to MAKLTIRDIDLTNKRVFIRVDFNVPLTEDGSTITDDTRIVATLPTIEYALRHKAKVILASHLGRPKGKPNPKYSLRPVVDRLRELLDKQIGDSINVAFAPDCVGEVAEEMARQLESRQVLLLENLRYHAEEEANDPTFSRKLASLAEIYVNDAFGSAHRAHASTEGITHFLKPSVAGLLMEKEITYLGKALEAPEKPFVAIIGGSKISGKIDVIQNLLDKVDTLVIVGGMAYTFYRALGVSTAKSLVEEDKIELAKETLAKARAKGVNLMLPQDNILADSFANDAKTQVWDSSKDFPADWQGLDIGPKSVAAIEEVVSTARTIVWNGPAGVFEFPTFAKGTNAIAKAVAANKAATSIIGGGDSVSAINQAGVADQITHISTGGGASLEFLEGKKLPGVEALTDK
- a CDS encoding VOC family protein, with translation MSYQSHTPESVVHFEKIGQIAVTVTDLARARDFYLNTLGMRFLFETGPLVFFQCGDIRLMLSNTEASQSRGGTVLYFKVEDIHVVYEALKARSVNFVDTPHLIARMPDHDLWMVFLKDPDENLIGVMCEIPQPDRPEFMPK